Proteins found in one Homalodisca vitripennis isolate AUS2020 chromosome 4, UT_GWSS_2.1, whole genome shotgun sequence genomic segment:
- the LOC124361325 gene encoding uncharacterized protein LOC124361325 translates to MDSRRGSMMFSQTVAMFLLCGFYAYCASAKSPVIEELERELNETKAAIDEVKQENIYLEHLISNIELEFKRNVAELEAQNANVSEEVLKKTAKIKELYINLTNIEEKKMLLEREIAELQHWIEVRTLGIMFINQDRKLNIERIHNGSAEKCFEFQDHVPLLLGRSDRDKDMALMLQNELNQTRTTLNYLQSVQKELQMKLDQLTPYYKLKIDNLSQLLERNIQDEERAKETEKTFEMELKELFARVSELTVEKNDLIKEQDKIKHDVVDLRIVLLNIKKEIACFEKLEMMVLNTTPL, encoded by the coding sequence ATGGATTCTAGAAGAGGGTCCATGATGTTTTCTCAGACTGTCGCTATGTTTTTACTGTGCGGTTTTTATGCATACTGTGCGTCTGCTAAAAGCCCAGTTATTGAAGAATTAGAAAGGGAACTTAATGAAACTAAGGCAGCAATTGATGAGGTTAAACAGGAAAATATATACCTTGAACAtctaatttcaaatattgaactGGAATTCAAGAGAAACGTAGCAGAATTAGAGGCTCAAAATGCAAATGTTTCAGAGGAAGTTCTAAAGAAGACAGCGAAAATCAAAGAACTGTACATAAATCTGACGAATATCGAAGAAAAGAAAATGCTTCTAGAGAGAGAAATTGCAGAGCTCCAACACTGGATAGAAGTGAGAACACTGGGCATCATGTTTATCAATCAAGACAGAAAATTGAATATTGAAAGAATACACAACGGTTCTGCTGAGAAGTGCTTTGAGTTCCAAGACCACGTACCATTGCTGCTTGGGAGGTCCGACAGAGATAAAGACATGGCCCTTATGCTTCAGAACGAATTGAATCAAACTAGGACAACGTTGAACTACTTACAGTCTGTGCAGAAAGAACTACAAATGAAACTGGATCAGTTGACTCcatattacaaacttaaaattgataatttatcaCAGTTACTTGAGAGAAACATACAAGATGAAGAACGCGCGAAAGAAACTGAGAAGACATTTGAAATGGAATTAAAGGAATTGTTTGCTAGGGTATCAGAGTTAACAGTTGAAAAGAATGATTTAATAAAGGAGCAAGACAAAATTAAACATGACGTGGTCGATCTAAGAATTGTCCTCttaaatattaagaaagaaattgcTTGCTTTGAAAAACTGGAAATGATGGTCTTGAATACAACTCCTTTGTAA